One genomic region from Mycobacteriales bacterium encodes:
- a CDS encoding 5'-3' exonuclease H3TH domain-containing protein translates to MTPIRMLLDTPSLYFRAFYGVPDSVRSPNGEPVNAIRGLVDMTARLIAERRPTHLVAAMDRDWRPAFRVALLPSYKAHRVVVGNEENVPDPLAAQVPVIEEVLEAVGIVVAGAEGYEADDVIGTLASRSPEPVEVVTGDRDLFQLVDDARGVRVLYTQAGLSKLAVVDEAFVRQKYGIPGQRYADFATLRGDPSDGLPGVPGVGEKTAAALVSKYASMDEILANVPKVAAHREYVDAAVPVVQVARDVPLPDLDDALCATPRDPERLVALSERWGLDSALNRLLAALTQVCGA, encoded by the coding sequence GTGACGCCGATCCGGATGTTGCTGGACACCCCGTCGTTGTACTTCCGCGCGTTCTACGGCGTCCCCGACTCCGTTCGTTCCCCGAACGGCGAGCCGGTGAACGCGATCCGCGGGCTGGTCGACATGACCGCCCGGCTGATCGCCGAACGCCGCCCCACCCACCTGGTCGCGGCCATGGACCGCGACTGGCGCCCGGCGTTCCGCGTCGCGCTGCTGCCGTCGTACAAGGCGCACCGCGTCGTGGTGGGCAACGAGGAGAACGTGCCCGACCCGCTCGCCGCGCAGGTGCCGGTCATCGAGGAGGTCCTCGAGGCGGTCGGCATCGTCGTGGCGGGCGCGGAGGGGTACGAGGCGGACGACGTGATCGGCACGCTGGCCTCCCGTTCCCCGGAGCCGGTCGAGGTCGTCACCGGCGACCGCGACCTGTTCCAGCTGGTCGACGACGCCCGTGGCGTGCGCGTCCTCTACACGCAGGCGGGCCTGTCGAAACTCGCGGTGGTGGACGAGGCGTTCGTGCGCCAGAAGTACGGCATCCCCGGGCAGCGGTACGCGGACTTCGCGACGCTGCGCGGCGACCCCTCGGACGGGCTGCCCGGCGTGCCCGGGGTCGGCGAGAAGACCGCGGCCGCGCTCGTCTCCAAGTACGCGTCGATGGACGAGATCCTCGCCAACGTCCCCAAGGTCGCCGCGCACCGCGAGTACGTCGACGCGGCGGTGCCGGTCGTGCAGGTCGCGCGCGACGTGCCGCTGCCGGACCTCGACGACGCGCTCTGCGCGACGCCGCGCGACCCGGAGCGGCTGGTCGCGCTGTCGGAACGCTGGGGCCTCGACTCGGCGCTGAACCGCCTGCTCGCCGCGCTGACGCAGGTCTGCGGCGCGTGA
- a CDS encoding sigma-70 family RNA polymerase sigma factor: MSELAPIAFTREHSEWDDFDRHARPRLRARFGFVASRGLDPDDVTQETLIAARSRFRPLEPFAVMYAWCRRHGLYVVMSSGARGYGRYERPCDDLATVVPITAAAPGPEAEVVDRLLVRAVLDRLDPNDREVLLLDQRDLSAEQMAAVLGTTAGAARVRLSRARSRFRAAVGDVRPVLPALANGRLARWYRGRAAHAHDLAEAVTRAAIVAPAATAAAVTFA, translated from the coding sequence ATGAGCGAGCTCGCACCGATCGCGTTCACCCGCGAGCACTCGGAGTGGGACGACTTCGACCGGCACGCCCGGCCCCGCCTGCGGGCGCGGTTCGGCTTCGTGGCATCGCGCGGCCTCGACCCGGACGACGTGACGCAGGAGACGCTGATCGCGGCGCGGTCGCGGTTCCGGCCGCTGGAGCCGTTCGCGGTCATGTACGCCTGGTGCCGGCGGCACGGCCTCTACGTCGTGATGAGCTCGGGGGCGCGCGGCTACGGCCGGTACGAGCGGCCGTGCGACGACCTGGCGACGGTCGTGCCGATCACCGCGGCGGCGCCGGGCCCGGAGGCCGAGGTCGTCGACCGCCTGCTCGTCCGCGCGGTGCTCGACCGGCTCGACCCGAACGACCGCGAGGTGCTGCTGCTCGACCAGCGGGACCTCAGCGCGGAGCAGATGGCGGCGGTGCTGGGCACCACGGCCGGCGCCGCGCGGGTGCGGCTCTCCCGCGCCCGCAGCCGCTTCCGCGCCGCCGTCGGCGACGTGCGGCCGGTGCTGCCGGCCCTGGCGAACGGCCGGCTGGCGCGGTGGTACCGCGGCCGCGCCGCGCACGCCCACGACCTCGCCGAGGCGGTGACGCGCGCCGCCATCGTCGCGCCCGCCGCGACGGCCGCGGCGGTGACGTTCGCG
- a CDS encoding glycerol-3-phosphate dehydrogenase/oxidase encodes MRAFSFAHRAAEVADATSGVLDVLVVGLGATGAGVALDAASRGLSVAAIDRGDLASGTSSKSSKLIHGGLRYLENYDFGLVYEGVTERELLQRLAPHLVRPMDFVYPILPDTAKARLVGLGLTTYDVLAGVRNVRRHERLDAAEAVALAPALASSGLQRAYVYGDCATDDARLVLAVVTAARRFGALALTYTAAERLLLDGAGRVCGVAVRDTLGGAAFEIRARHVVNATGVWVDTLLAQESPDGGSHVVQPSKGVHLVVPRERVPLTGAAILMPSRQGDGRSMFAIPWGRQTILGTTDTAYDGPLDVVGIDAADVDYVLAAANALFDAALHLDDVVGGWAGCRPLLRGTSESMSDLSRRHALSEGPSGLLTITGGKLTTYRRMAKDVVDRIAARDDRHARCRTDEIPLGCARPFEAVLADVTAAAAAVGVDGETAETLVRQHGEAAADVLALTADDPALAAPLSPAAAHVAAEVVHAARHEGAATLDDVFARRTRLALRARDAALPAALGAARLLARETGRDDAWAAGEVAAYEAAVRRERGVLPLG; translated from the coding sequence GTGAGGGCGTTCTCCTTCGCGCACCGCGCGGCCGAGGTCGCCGACGCGACGAGCGGCGTTCTCGACGTGCTCGTCGTCGGGCTGGGCGCGACCGGTGCCGGCGTCGCGCTCGACGCCGCGTCGCGCGGGCTGTCGGTCGCGGCGATCGACCGCGGCGACCTGGCCAGCGGCACGTCGAGCAAGTCCAGCAAGCTGATCCACGGCGGCCTGCGCTACCTGGAGAACTACGACTTCGGCCTGGTCTACGAGGGCGTCACCGAGCGGGAGCTGCTCCAGCGCCTCGCGCCGCACCTCGTCCGGCCGATGGACTTCGTCTACCCGATCCTCCCCGACACCGCGAAGGCGCGGCTGGTCGGCCTCGGCCTGACGACGTACGACGTCCTCGCCGGCGTCCGCAACGTCCGCCGCCACGAGCGCCTCGACGCCGCGGAGGCGGTCGCGCTCGCGCCCGCCCTGGCGTCGTCCGGCCTCCAGCGCGCCTACGTCTACGGCGACTGCGCCACCGACGACGCGCGGCTGGTGCTCGCCGTCGTGACGGCGGCGCGCCGCTTCGGCGCGCTCGCACTCACCTACACCGCGGCCGAACGCCTCCTGCTCGACGGCGCCGGGCGCGTGTGCGGCGTGGCGGTGCGGGACACCCTCGGCGGGGCGGCGTTCGAGATCAGGGCCCGGCACGTCGTCAACGCCACCGGTGTCTGGGTCGACACGCTGCTCGCGCAGGAGTCGCCGGACGGCGGCAGCCACGTCGTGCAGCCGAGCAAGGGCGTCCACCTCGTCGTCCCGCGCGAGCGGGTGCCGTTGACCGGCGCGGCGATCCTCATGCCGTCGCGGCAGGGCGACGGGCGCAGCATGTTCGCGATCCCGTGGGGGCGGCAGACGATCCTCGGCACCACGGACACGGCGTACGACGGGCCGCTCGACGTGGTGGGCATCGACGCCGCCGACGTCGACTACGTGCTCGCGGCGGCGAACGCGCTGTTCGACGCGGCGCTGCACCTCGACGACGTGGTCGGCGGCTGGGCCGGGTGCCGGCCGTTGCTGCGCGGCACGAGCGAGTCGATGAGCGACCTGTCCCGGCGGCACGCGCTGTCCGAGGGGCCGAGCGGGCTGCTGACGATCACCGGCGGCAAGCTCACGACGTACCGGCGGATGGCGAAGGACGTGGTGGACCGCATCGCCGCCCGCGACGACCGGCACGCGCGGTGCCGCACCGACGAGATCCCGCTCGGCTGCGCGCGGCCGTTCGAGGCGGTGCTGGCCGACGTCACGGCCGCCGCGGCGGCGGTCGGCGTCGACGGCGAGACGGCGGAGACGCTGGTGCGCCAGCACGGCGAGGCGGCGGCGGACGTGCTCGCGCTCACCGCCGACGACCCGGCGCTCGCCGCGCCGCTGTCGCCCGCCGCCGCGCACGTCGCGGCCGAGGTCGTGCACGCGGCGCGGCACGAGGGGGCGGCGACGCTGGACGACGTGTTCGCGCGGCGGACGCGGCTGGCGTTGCGGGCGCGGGACGCGGCGCTGCCGGCGGCTCTCGGCGCGGCGCGGCTGCTGGCGCGGGAGACCGGCCGCGACGATGCGTGGGCGGCGGGCGAGGTGGCGGCCTACGAGGCGGCGGTGCGCCGCGAGCGCGGCGTCCTGCCGCTCGGCTGA
- a CDS encoding DUF4383 domain-containing protein — protein MAATTTNDGALDNGRRLALVIGAAYVLVGIVGFFVTGFDHFASPSNERLLGIFEINPLHNIVHLAIGFAGLALWRRRDTARAYGAALLAGYGLTFLYGLFTAGKDTSANFLSLNGADNGLHLISALAGLAIVMMLSRTATVSPASSRTDARV, from the coding sequence ATGGCAGCAACGACCACGAACGACGGAGCCCTCGACAACGGCCGCCGCCTCGCGCTGGTGATCGGCGCGGCGTACGTGCTGGTGGGGATCGTCGGGTTCTTCGTCACCGGGTTCGACCACTTCGCGAGCCCGTCCAACGAGCGGCTGCTCGGCATCTTCGAGATCAACCCGCTGCACAACATCGTGCACCTGGCCATCGGCTTCGCCGGCCTCGCGCTGTGGCGCCGCCGCGACACCGCCCGCGCGTACGGCGCGGCGCTGCTCGCCGGCTACGGCCTGACGTTCCTCTACGGCCTGTTCACGGCCGGTAAGGACACCAGCGCGAACTTCCTGTCGCTCAACGGCGCCGACAACGGCCTGCACCTGATCAGCGCGCTCGCCGGCCTGGCGATCGTGATGATGCTCTCCCGCACCGCCACCGTCAGCCCCGCGTCGTCCCGCACCGACGCCCGGGTCTGA
- a CDS encoding O-methyltransferase: MTDFAAVDAFLAGLLVRDDPGAPALAASEAAGLPPISVSAVQGKLLHLLVRATGARRVLEVGTLGGYSAVWLASALPDGGELVTLERDPRHAAVATESLAAAGLADRARVVVGPALDSLPGLAGPFDLVFIDADKTGNAAYLDWAARLGRPGTVVVLDNVVRQGAILATDADNNARATVAALELLANDERFDATAIQMVGAKGWDGFALAVLR, encoded by the coding sequence ATGACCGACTTCGCCGCCGTCGACGCGTTCCTCGCCGGGCTGCTCGTGCGCGACGACCCGGGCGCTCCGGCCCTCGCCGCGAGCGAGGCGGCCGGGCTGCCGCCGATCTCCGTCTCCGCCGTGCAGGGCAAGCTGCTGCACCTGCTGGTCCGCGCCACCGGCGCGCGGCGGGTCCTCGAGGTCGGCACGCTCGGCGGCTACAGCGCGGTCTGGCTCGCGTCCGCGCTGCCGGACGGCGGCGAGCTGGTGACGTTGGAGCGGGACCCGCGGCACGCGGCGGTCGCGACGGAGAGCCTCGCCGCCGCCGGCCTCGCGGACCGCGCGCGGGTCGTCGTCGGCCCGGCGCTGGACTCGCTGCCGGGGCTGGCCGGGCCGTTCGACCTGGTGTTCATCGACGCCGACAAGACCGGCAACGCCGCCTACCTCGACTGGGCGGCCCGCCTCGGCCGCCCCGGCACCGTCGTCGTGCTCGACAACGTCGTCCGCCAGGGCGCGATCCTCGCCACCGACGCCGACAACAACGCCCGCGCGACGGTGGCGGCGCTGGAACTCCTGGCGAACGACGAGCGGTTCGACGCGACGGCGATCCAGATGGTCGGCGCGAAGGGCTGGGACGGCTTCGCGCTCGCAGTCCTGCGCTAG
- a CDS encoding acyl-CoA dehydrogenase family protein, with protein sequence MMVDRSLPTAEAEALLDLVRELADKELRPRAAEFEERSEFPRDVFRTLGRAGLLGLPYPEEHGGAAQPYEVYLQCLEELATAWLAVGLGVSVHTLACFPLAAYGTDEQRQKWLPEMLGGELLGAYCLSEPGSGSDAAALSTRAVREGDEYVVNGVKAWVTHGGEADFYNLMVRTSDDGARGISTLLAPADTPGLKPAAPEKKMGMKASTTAQIVLDDARVPAERLLGEEGIGFRIALSALDGGRLGIAACSVGLAQAALDAALEYAKVRTQFRKPIVDFQGISFMLADMATQVEAARSLYLSAARKRDAGAPYGRDAAMAKLFASDTAMRVAIDAVQVHGGYGYVTEYPVERYMREAKVLQIVEGTNQVQRLVISRSLVKDGV encoded by the coding sequence CTGATGGTCGACCGTTCGCTGCCCACCGCCGAGGCGGAGGCGTTGCTGGACCTGGTCCGTGAGCTGGCGGACAAGGAGCTGCGCCCGCGCGCGGCGGAGTTCGAGGAGCGGTCGGAGTTCCCGCGCGACGTGTTCCGCACGCTCGGCCGCGCCGGCCTGCTCGGGCTGCCGTACCCGGAGGAGCACGGCGGCGCGGCGCAGCCGTACGAGGTCTACCTCCAGTGCCTCGAGGAGCTCGCCACGGCGTGGCTCGCGGTCGGGCTCGGCGTCAGCGTGCACACGCTCGCCTGCTTCCCGCTGGCGGCGTACGGCACCGACGAGCAGCGGCAGAAATGGCTGCCGGAGATGCTCGGCGGCGAGCTGCTCGGCGCGTACTGCCTCTCCGAGCCGGGCTCCGGCTCGGACGCGGCGGCGCTGTCGACGCGCGCGGTCCGCGAGGGCGACGAGTACGTCGTCAACGGCGTCAAGGCCTGGGTGACCCACGGCGGCGAGGCCGACTTCTACAACCTCATGGTCCGCACGTCCGACGACGGCGCGCGCGGCATCTCCACGCTGCTCGCGCCCGCCGACACGCCCGGCCTCAAGCCGGCCGCGCCCGAGAAGAAGATGGGCATGAAGGCGTCGACCACCGCGCAGATCGTGCTGGACGACGCGCGGGTCCCGGCCGAGCGGCTGCTGGGGGAGGAGGGCATCGGCTTCCGCATCGCGCTGTCCGCTCTGGACGGCGGCCGCCTCGGCATCGCCGCCTGCTCCGTCGGGCTGGCGCAGGCGGCGCTCGACGCGGCGCTGGAGTACGCGAAGGTCCGCACGCAGTTCCGCAAGCCGATCGTCGACTTCCAGGGGATCTCGTTCATGCTCGCGGACATGGCGACGCAGGTGGAGGCGGCCCGGTCGCTGTACCTGTCGGCGGCGCGCAAGCGCGACGCCGGGGCGCCGTACGGCCGCGACGCCGCGATGGCGAAGCTGTTCGCGTCCGACACCGCGATGCGCGTCGCGATCGACGCCGTGCAGGTGCACGGCGGGTACGGCTACGTCACCGAGTACCCGGTCGAGCGGTACATGCGCGAGGCGAAGGTGCTCCAGATCGTAGAGGGCACCAACCAGGTGCAGCGGCTGGTCATCTCGCGCTCGCTCGTGAAGGACGGCGTCTAG
- a CDS encoding Xaa-Pro peptidase family protein gives MTSALYPADRLARAAAAARDAGLEALLVTPGADLRYLTGYDALPLERLTCLVVRAAGDATLVVPNLEKPRAETSPAGALGIEIVGWDETDDPYALTASIAGPCEAVGVSDRTWALHTLRWADAMPGVLQRLAGTALRDLRIRKTPEEVAALREAGRIIDDVQGQIQEMRLVGREEREVGRDIADAILAGGNVTVNFVIVGSGPNGASPHHDTGPRVIERGDAIVFDIGGTTPDGYCSDITRTYVVGEVPEGFDKLYAVLQQAQEAACDAVRPGVTCEAVDAAARDVIADAGYGEFFVHRTGHGIGLEEHEDPYIVAGNDLPLAPGMAFSIEPGIYLPGRHGARIEDIVVCTEDGADRLNLVTRDLLVLEG, from the coding sequence ATGACCTCCGCCCTCTACCCGGCCGACCGCCTCGCGCGGGCGGCCGCCGCCGCGCGTGACGCCGGGCTCGAGGCCCTGCTCGTCACGCCCGGCGCGGACCTGCGGTACCTGACGGGCTACGACGCCCTCCCGCTGGAACGCCTCACCTGCCTCGTCGTGCGCGCCGCCGGGGACGCGACGCTCGTCGTCCCCAACCTCGAGAAGCCGCGCGCCGAGACCTCCCCGGCCGGCGCGCTGGGCATCGAGATCGTCGGCTGGGACGAGACGGACGACCCGTACGCGCTCACCGCGTCCATCGCCGGCCCCTGCGAGGCGGTCGGCGTCAGCGACCGGACCTGGGCGCTGCACACGCTGCGCTGGGCGGACGCGATGCCGGGGGTGCTCCAGCGGCTCGCCGGGACGGCGTTGCGCGACCTGCGCATCCGCAAGACGCCGGAGGAGGTCGCGGCGCTGCGCGAGGCCGGCCGGATCATCGACGACGTGCAGGGGCAGATCCAGGAGATGCGCCTGGTCGGCCGCGAGGAGCGCGAGGTCGGCCGCGACATCGCCGACGCGATCCTCGCCGGCGGCAACGTCACCGTGAACTTCGTCATCGTCGGCTCCGGCCCCAACGGCGCCTCCCCGCACCACGACACCGGCCCGCGGGTGATCGAGCGCGGCGACGCGATCGTGTTCGACATCGGCGGCACCACCCCGGACGGCTACTGCTCCGACATCACCAGGACCTACGTCGTGGGGGAGGTGCCGGAGGGGTTCGACAAGCTCTACGCCGTGCTGCAGCAGGCGCAGGAGGCGGCGTGCGACGCCGTCCGCCCCGGCGTCACCTGCGAGGCGGTCGACGCGGCGGCTCGCGACGTCATCGCCGACGCCGGCTACGGCGAGTTCTTCGTGCACCGCACCGGCCACGGGATCGGGCTGGAGGAGCACGAGGACCCGTACATCGTCGCCGGCAACGACCTGCCGCTCGCGCCGGGCATGGCGTTCTCGATCGAGCCGGGCATCTACCTGCCGGGCCGCCACGGCGCCCGCATCGAGGACATCGTCGTCTGCACCGAGGACGGCGCCGACCGCCTCAACCTGGTCACCCGCGACCTGCTCGTGCTGGAGGGGTAG